The following nucleotide sequence is from Roseivirga sp. BDSF3-8.
TGACCTGAATAAACAGGGAATGACCATCATACAGGTGACTCACTCCGAGCATAATGCCTCCTTCGGTAACCGTACGATCGAGTTGGTAGATGGGATGCTGACAGAAAACCAAGAGTCAAAAGAAATTCGAGCCTGAAACAAATTATCATGAAATCAATCTATTTTACCCTAGCCATTATTCTTTTCACTGCATTTACTACCACAGCGCAGGAGAAGATTTTGTCTTATGATGAGGCCATTGATATGGCTATGAACCAGAACCTCACACTTAAGAGGGAAAGAAATAATTTGATACTGAGCCGCGCTGAACAACGACAGGCCTACCTGGATCTGATTCCTGACGTAAACGGAAGTGTGAGTGGGAGCCGTTTTAATGGTAACCAGTTTATCCAGGAGATAGACTTGCTGGTAAACCAAACGGTGTGGAATGCCGGTGCCAGAGTAGGAGCAGAGGCTACTCTGTTTAACGGAATGCGCCAGTTAAATTCTATTCACAGAGGTAATACTCTAAGACGAGCACAGGATGAACTGGTAGAATGGACGGCGCAGGATGTGATATACAATGTGTCTATTCAGTATATGCAGGTATTACTTGATAAGCAGCTTCTTGTGATTGCCAAAGAAAACCTGGAGGCTCAAAAGAACCAGGCGGAGAGGATAAAGGGACTGGTAGAAGCGGGCGCGAGACCAATAGTGGATCAATATAACCAGGAAGCAGAGGTTGGACGTGTGCAGGTTGAGGTAGTGCGCGGAGAAGCTCAACTGGAGAATGACAAGGCCATATTGGGGCAGCTCCTTATGCTGAATCCCTCTGTGGAGTTTGACGTGGTTAATCCGGAAATGCCGGTCAATATTACTCTGTATGAGAATACCACCATAGACGAATTGTACGAAATGGCCCTGGCTAACAGGAGTGACCTGAAAAACCTTGCTCTATTAGAGGAAGGAGCGAGGTATCAGGCTAAGATCGCAAAAGGTAGCCTGTACCCTAGCCTTTTCCTTGGCTGGGCAGCCCAGACGTCTTATACGGACGCTTCTCCTATTGGCTGGGAAGATCAGCTTAAAGAAAACAACCTTCAGAACCAGGCATATCTGAGCTTATCGATTCCTGTTTTTAACGGATGGAGGGCACGTACTGATGTTGCGAGGGCCAGGGTTCAGCAGGAAAATACGATGATAGACTATCAGCTTCAGAAAAGACAGGTGTTTACGGATCTACAGCAGACATATCTGGACTATGCTGAGGCTCTCGCTACCTTTAATCTTAGCGAGCAGCGTGTAATTGCTACTCAGTTAGCTTTTGATGCGCAGCAGGAACGTTATAAGCTTGGAACGGCGACTTATGTGGAATTTACAGAAGCAAACCGGGCGCTTGCAGAGGCGAAAGCTAATCTTGCCCAGGCTGAAATTACGTTGCGCTTTCAGGAAATTGTACTTGATTACCAAACGGGAAATCTTGCAAACTAATATCACTTGAACCACTAAACCACGTACGAAAAATCCCCGCCGGCCTTGCCGGACGGGGATTTTTGTTTT
It contains:
- a CDS encoding TolC family protein, encoding MKSIYFTLAIILFTAFTTTAQEKILSYDEAIDMAMNQNLTLKRERNNLILSRAEQRQAYLDLIPDVNGSVSGSRFNGNQFIQEIDLLVNQTVWNAGARVGAEATLFNGMRQLNSIHRGNTLRRAQDELVEWTAQDVIYNVSIQYMQVLLDKQLLVIAKENLEAQKNQAERIKGLVEAGARPIVDQYNQEAEVGRVQVEVVRGEAQLENDKAILGQLLMLNPSVEFDVVNPEMPVNITLYENTTIDELYEMALANRSDLKNLALLEEGARYQAKIAKGSLYPSLFLGWAAQTSYTDASPIGWEDQLKENNLQNQAYLSLSIPVFNGWRARTDVARARVQQENTMIDYQLQKRQVFTDLQQTYLDYAEALATFNLSEQRVIATQLAFDAQQERYKLGTATYVEFTEANRALAEAKANLAQAEITLRFQEIVLDYQTGNLAN